The Polyangiaceae bacterium genome includes a region encoding these proteins:
- a CDS encoding polyprenyl synthetase family protein codes for MTNTAFVLEPKTPLAELLDEQFEARPLSELLALDSESVPWSAWEDSLYQPLADFLSRPGKEFRARLVDVAWRIAGGHGEPPRELPCIVEALHAGSLIVDDIEDESAYRRGGPALHITHGIPTALNAGSWLYFWPHELVSRLDVSPRVELRLRRLLSQTLLRAHQGQALDLSVCAYDLSQRDAWGVVSATTRLKTGALMQLAAQIGAVAADGRAEVAEALGNFGRELGVGLQMADDLGGLTSEKRCHKGHEDLIHARPTWVWAWLSRQLDAVTYARLVALGREVARGDLHPEALAEELRERVERHGRKRIRRHLFVALSALRSVVGDAPAFHELEREIEELEVSYG; via the coding sequence ATGACCAATACCGCCTTCGTTCTGGAGCCGAAGACCCCGCTTGCGGAGCTTCTCGACGAGCAGTTCGAAGCTCGTCCGTTGAGCGAGCTCCTCGCCCTCGACAGCGAGTCCGTACCCTGGAGCGCCTGGGAGGACTCCCTCTACCAACCGCTCGCCGATTTCCTTTCCCGACCAGGCAAGGAGTTTCGCGCGCGCTTGGTGGACGTGGCGTGGCGCATCGCCGGGGGGCACGGCGAGCCACCGCGTGAGCTGCCCTGCATCGTGGAAGCGCTCCACGCCGGGTCGCTCATCGTGGACGACATCGAGGACGAATCCGCCTACCGACGCGGCGGCCCGGCCCTTCACATCACGCACGGCATACCCACGGCGCTGAACGCCGGCTCTTGGCTCTATTTCTGGCCCCACGAGCTGGTGTCCCGGTTGGACGTGAGCCCGCGGGTCGAGCTCCGGCTGCGTCGCTTGCTGTCCCAAACTCTGCTCCGAGCCCATCAAGGACAGGCGCTCGATCTCTCGGTGTGCGCCTACGACCTGTCCCAACGCGACGCGTGGGGCGTGGTGAGCGCGACGACGCGCTTGAAGACCGGTGCCCTGATGCAGCTCGCCGCGCAGATCGGCGCCGTCGCCGCTGATGGCCGGGCGGAGGTGGCCGAAGCCCTGGGCAACTTCGGCCGGGAGCTGGGCGTCGGGCTGCAGATGGCGGACGACCTCGGCGGGCTCACCAGCGAGAAGCGCTGCCACAAGGGCCACGAAGATCTGATCCACGCGCGCCCGACCTGGGTCTGGGCGTGGCTCTCCAGACAGCTGGACGCGGTGACTTACGCGCGGCTGGTGGCGCTGGGACGCGAGGTGGCCCGCGGCGACCTACACCCCGAAGCTCTGGCGGAGGAGCTCCGCGAACGCGTCGAGCGGCACGGCCGAAAGCGCATCCGGCGACACCTGTTCGTGGCCCTCTCGGCGCTCCGCTCGGTGGTGGGCGACGCGCCGGCCTTCCACGAGCTGGAACGCGAGATCGAAGAGCTGGAGGTGAGCTATGGCTGA
- the crtY gene encoding lycopene beta-cyclase CrtY, with translation MTELDAILVGGGLANGLIALALATSRPGSRILIVEREAEVGGNHVWCFHADDADDAPWVEPLVVRRWPGYSVKFPELARTVSSPYAAVTSDRFREVLKSTPGITLLTGVEACAVSANTVTIKTAGALRAKQVFDGRGPNQLPCETGTHFQKFLGLELRLSRPSPISEPLLMDARVPQTDGFRFIYALPFDEDRVLVEDTYFSPTANLDAPRLREEIIGWAHRQGFDIQSVEREERGVLPLPTRMSTPDPSDGALRTGYGGGWFHPTTGYSFPVAVRFAKVVAENGPEELRPALARLAAQHGRQLRYATFLNRLLFGAFSPEDQRNVLERFYRLPEASIRRFYALNTTTSDRARILCGRPPRGFSLRVAFTRGAVAS, from the coding sequence ATGACGGAGCTGGATGCGATCTTGGTTGGAGGAGGGCTTGCGAACGGGCTGATCGCCCTCGCCCTGGCCACCTCCCGGCCCGGAAGCCGAATCCTGATCGTGGAGCGCGAAGCCGAGGTGGGCGGCAATCACGTGTGGTGCTTCCATGCGGACGACGCGGACGACGCGCCCTGGGTGGAGCCCCTCGTGGTGCGGCGCTGGCCCGGCTACTCGGTGAAGTTCCCCGAGCTGGCCCGCACCGTCTCGTCTCCCTACGCGGCCGTCACCAGCGACCGCTTCCGAGAGGTCCTGAAGAGCACGCCGGGGATCACGCTGCTCACGGGGGTCGAAGCCTGCGCTGTCTCTGCCAACACCGTGACTATCAAAACCGCCGGGGCGCTGCGGGCAAAGCAGGTGTTCGACGGCCGCGGCCCCAACCAACTGCCGTGCGAGACCGGCACGCACTTCCAAAAGTTCTTGGGTTTGGAGCTGCGGCTCTCACGACCCTCGCCCATCAGCGAGCCACTGTTGATGGACGCCCGCGTGCCGCAGACGGATGGGTTCCGATTCATCTACGCGCTGCCGTTCGACGAAGACCGGGTGCTCGTCGAAGACACCTACTTCTCGCCGACGGCAAACCTCGATGCTCCACGCTTGCGCGAGGAGATCATCGGATGGGCACACAGGCAGGGCTTCGACATCCAGTCCGTGGAGCGCGAGGAGCGCGGCGTGCTGCCCTTGCCGACCCGCATGTCGACGCCCGACCCGAGCGACGGCGCGCTGCGAACGGGGTACGGCGGCGGCTGGTTCCACCCGACGACGGGCTACAGCTTTCCCGTCGCGGTGCGCTTCGCGAAGGTCGTCGCGGAGAACGGCCCTGAAGAGCTTCGCCCCGCCCTTGCGCGGCTGGCGGCGCAGCACGGGCGTCAGCTGCGCTACGCGACGTTCCTGAATCGGCTGCTTTTTGGCGCGTTTTCGCCAGAAGACCAGCGCAACGTCCTCGAGCGCTTCTACCGACTGCCGGAAGCGAGCATTCGCCGCTTCTACGCCTTGAACACCACGACGAGCGACCGCGCACGGATCCTTTGCGGTCGTCCACCCCGTGGTTTTTCGCTGCGCGTGGCGTTCACGCGAGGAGCCGTCGCATCATGA
- a CDS encoding phytoene/squalene synthase family protein, producing MTSSWPRELPMLAPRDEDARVTCLRTLRAGSRSFALASTMLPSAARTDAATLYAWCRRVDDAVDLVPQGAQGDAVARLRTELACIYAGRAQSDITLAAFQRVVLERQIPVEYPSELLAGMEMDAQGTDYRTTEQLLQYCYRVAGTVGLMMCHVLGVRDDRALVHAAHLGMAMQLTNISRDVLEDWQRGRLYLPAELLRTQLRPGQPLTQSARDACAHATRGLLALAERYYQSGDAGLPALGFSSALSIRTARLVYSDIGRVVERRGHDPVAPRAVVPRWRKALLVARALLAEGRELPRRILRPSPPTLPTTVVQYPDDVPGL from the coding sequence GTGACGTCTTCCTGGCCGCGGGAGCTGCCGATGCTCGCCCCACGCGACGAGGACGCCCGCGTCACGTGTCTGCGGACGCTGCGCGCAGGCAGCCGGAGCTTCGCGCTGGCTTCCACGATGTTGCCGTCCGCGGCTCGCACCGACGCGGCGACGCTGTACGCCTGGTGCCGCCGCGTGGACGACGCCGTCGACCTGGTGCCGCAAGGCGCCCAGGGCGACGCGGTCGCGCGCCTACGCACGGAGCTGGCGTGCATCTATGCAGGACGCGCGCAGTCCGACATCACCCTGGCTGCCTTCCAGCGGGTGGTGCTCGAGCGCCAAATCCCCGTCGAGTACCCGTCAGAGCTCTTGGCGGGCATGGAGATGGACGCCCAGGGGACGGACTACCGAACGACGGAGCAGCTCCTGCAGTACTGCTATCGAGTGGCCGGCACCGTCGGCCTGATGATGTGTCACGTGCTCGGTGTGAGGGACGATCGCGCCCTGGTGCATGCCGCCCATCTCGGCATGGCCATGCAGCTCACGAACATCAGTCGCGACGTGCTGGAGGACTGGCAGCGCGGGCGGCTGTATTTGCCCGCGGAGCTGCTTCGAACCCAGCTCCGGCCCGGCCAGCCGTTGACCCAGAGCGCGCGAGACGCCTGCGCCCACGCGACCCGCGGCCTGCTGGCTCTGGCGGAGCGCTACTACCAGAGCGGCGACGCCGGGCTCCCCGCTTTGGGCTTCTCGTCGGCGCTCTCCATTCGTACCGCGCGGCTCGTGTACTCCGACATCGGCCGCGTGGTTGAACGGCGTGGGCACGATCCCGTCGCTCCCCGCGCGGTGGTGCCCCGCTGGCGAAAGGCGCTGCTCGTCGCTCGAGCCCTCCTCGCAGAAGGTCGGGAGCTGCCCCGGCGCATTCTCCGCCCCTCACCCCCCACCCTTCCAACTACCGTAGTGCAGTATCCCGATGACGTCCCTGGCCTCTGA
- a CDS encoding phytoene desaturase: MAERESGAHAVARRAAVIGSGFGGLSAAIRLQAAGIPTVLFEARDKPGGRAYVYEQDGFTFDAGPTVITAPTCIEEVFQAAGRKMEDYVELLPVRPFYRLLWDDGDSFDYDGDGNAMLEQIRARDPKDAEGYLEFVDYTRRVFEKGYEELAATPFLRFMDMVRVAPELARLRADRSVYHAVARYVKDEHVRQALSFHSLLVGGNPFDTSSIYTLIHYLERKWGVYFPRGGTGALVQSFVRLFRELGGELRLSSPVRHIELDASSGRTRHRITTDARAGEPFDLVVSNADVHHTYAKLYQGNRAAEKTARKLERAEWSMSLFVLYFGTDRPYDVAHHSVVFGPRYQGLLEDIFHGNALPEDFSLYLHAPSVTDPSLAPEGSATFYVLSPVPHLGNAAIDWERVAPEYADRILGSLERLMPDLRSHVVTRRWFTPLDFQAELGAFHGSAFSVAPTLTQSAWFRPQNRDPRIPGLYIVGAGTHPGAGLPGVINSAKATVGVILADQAKEAAA, translated from the coding sequence ATGGCTGAGCGCGAGAGCGGTGCGCACGCGGTCGCCCGCCGCGCGGCGGTCATCGGTAGCGGCTTCGGCGGACTGAGCGCCGCCATTCGCCTGCAGGCCGCGGGGATCCCCACGGTGCTGTTCGAAGCTCGCGACAAGCCCGGCGGACGCGCCTACGTGTACGAGCAGGACGGCTTCACGTTCGACGCCGGACCCACGGTCATCACTGCGCCCACCTGCATCGAAGAAGTGTTCCAGGCGGCCGGCCGCAAGATGGAAGACTACGTGGAGCTCTTGCCCGTGCGGCCGTTTTACCGGCTCTTGTGGGACGACGGCGACAGCTTCGACTACGACGGCGACGGCAACGCCATGCTCGAGCAAATCCGAGCGCGGGACCCGAAGGACGCCGAAGGCTACCTCGAGTTCGTGGACTACACGCGACGGGTGTTCGAGAAGGGCTACGAGGAGCTCGCGGCAACTCCGTTTCTGCGCTTCATGGACATGGTGCGCGTGGCGCCGGAGCTGGCCCGATTGCGGGCGGACCGCAGCGTGTATCACGCGGTCGCCCGTTACGTGAAGGACGAGCACGTCCGCCAAGCGCTGAGCTTCCACTCCTTGTTGGTGGGCGGAAATCCCTTCGACACCAGCTCGATCTACACGCTGATCCACTACCTGGAGCGAAAGTGGGGCGTGTACTTCCCGCGGGGCGGCACCGGCGCGCTGGTGCAGAGCTTCGTGCGGCTGTTCCGTGAGCTCGGCGGCGAGCTCCGCTTGTCGAGCCCCGTGCGTCACATCGAGCTCGACGCCAGCTCGGGACGGACGCGCCATCGCATCACCACGGACGCACGCGCCGGCGAGCCGTTCGACCTGGTCGTGTCGAATGCCGACGTGCACCACACCTACGCGAAGCTGTACCAGGGCAACCGCGCCGCCGAAAAGACGGCGCGAAAGCTCGAGCGCGCGGAGTGGAGCATGTCGCTCTTCGTGCTCTACTTCGGCACGGATCGCCCCTACGACGTGGCGCACCACTCCGTGGTCTTCGGCCCGCGCTATCAGGGCCTGTTGGAAGACATCTTCCACGGCAACGCGCTACCGGAGGACTTCAGCCTGTACTTGCACGCGCCCAGCGTGACCGACCCGAGCCTGGCACCGGAAGGCTCCGCCACGTTCTACGTCCTGAGCCCGGTGCCCCACCTGGGCAACGCCGCCATCGACTGGGAACGCGTGGCTCCGGAGTACGCCGATCGCATTCTCGGCTCCCTCGAGCGGCTGATGCCGGATCTTCGCTCCCACGTCGTGACCCGCCGTTGGTTCACACCGCTGGACTTCCAAGCGGAGCTCGGCGCCTTCCATGGGTCGGCCTTCTCCGTGGCTCCGACGTTGACGCAAAGCGCGTGGTTCCGACCCCAGAATCGAGACCCGCGCATCCCGGGCCTGTACATCGTGGGGGCCGGGACGCATCCCGGCGCCGGGCTCCCGGGCGTGATCAACTCCGCGAAGGCCACGGTCGGCGTGATTTTGGCGGACCAGGCGAAAGAAGCCGCCGCGTGA
- a CDS encoding ABC transporter ATP-binding protein → MSRFSPARVQASALLAVEGLRKDYGRRRALDALSLEVERGETLGLLGPNGAGKTTFMSLVAGLLRPDGGRIELRGLGPVTSRSVRGHIGIAPQEMALYPRLSAEENLVFFARLYGLRGAELRRGVERALTIAGLTERRRDRVGGFSGGMQRRLNLAAAVVHSPDLVLLDEPTAGVDPQSRNHIFDSLERLKDTGTTLIYSTHYMEEAERLCDRVAVMDNGKLLALGRLQELVQSYGGGYRVTAEVLEAPPPLTLADWNGAKLDAVVDEPFALLSELMRAEPRLSSLSLERPSLETVFFNLTGRSLRD, encoded by the coding sequence GTGTCTAGATTTTCACCAGCCCGTGTCCAAGCTTCGGCGCTACTCGCGGTGGAAGGACTGCGGAAAGACTACGGCCGCCGCCGGGCGCTCGATGCACTGAGCCTGGAGGTCGAACGGGGCGAGACCCTGGGCCTTCTCGGCCCCAACGGGGCGGGCAAGACCACCTTCATGAGCTTGGTCGCCGGACTACTGAGACCGGATGGGGGGCGCATCGAGCTTCGCGGTCTCGGGCCCGTGACCTCGCGATCGGTTCGCGGGCACATTGGCATCGCCCCCCAAGAGATGGCGCTCTACCCGCGCCTGAGCGCGGAAGAGAACCTGGTGTTCTTCGCTCGACTGTACGGCCTTCGGGGCGCGGAGCTTCGCCGGGGCGTGGAGCGCGCCCTCACGATTGCCGGGCTCACTGAACGGCGTCGCGATCGGGTCGGCGGGTTCTCCGGTGGCATGCAGCGTCGCCTGAACCTCGCCGCGGCGGTGGTTCACTCTCCGGACTTGGTGCTCCTGGACGAACCCACGGCCGGCGTGGATCCGCAGTCCCGCAATCACATCTTCGACAGCCTCGAGCGCCTCAAGGACACGGGAACCACGTTGATCTACTCCACTCACTACATGGAGGAGGCCGAGCGTCTCTGCGATCGCGTCGCGGTGATGGACAACGGGAAGCTCCTGGCCCTGGGTCGGCTTCAGGAGCTCGTGCAGAGCTACGGCGGCGGATATCGCGTCACCGCGGAGGTGCTCGAAGCTCCTCCTCCGCTCACCCTCGCCGACTGGAACGGAGCCAAGCTCGATGCGGTCGTGGATGAGCCCTTCGCGTTGCTGTCGGAGCTGATGCGTGCCGAGCCGCGGCTCTCGAGCCTGTCCCTCGAGCGCCCCAGTCTCGAAACTGTGTTCTTCAACCTGACCGGCCGGAGCCTTCGAGACTGA